The Vanacampus margaritifer isolate UIUO_Vmar chromosome 16, RoL_Vmar_1.0, whole genome shotgun sequence genome includes the window ttgcagcctctgacctgaagaggttgcttaaagcaattgtagttattataaaaacggccagtaggtggcagcagagtaaagagatcaaccaggcccaTGTTAAAacaaagctaatttacccacagctCAAAACAGAttggtgaataatgatggaacttagctatattctaatgctaattgctgcgaaacggaaacagatagaaatgtacttttttttcctgatgaaagaagaaactctaatctttcttttggtagattccacgttttatagcaatagaacacaatattctgtgggccttgcaaaatcaagtcaaaatccagtgaaacagccgggagttaagggggttgcttcagtgaaaagggcTGGGAGTCAAAGATTTAAgtgctggagtttgtattttttcatattttgatgccaatattttcccttttagtgaaaattaatattgtCTCCAAATCTCGGTTACCGGCATCCTTGACTACTTAGACTATcagtcttgaaaaaaaattatcggtctatctctattgTAAACCACAGTATTCTGCCACTTGtggaaaattacaactcacaataacatatggGTGTAAcaaaacataagaacaacagcttttaataatccagaagacaaaattcaaccattggattttaaaaatgacgtttaatcaaattaattaaatttattgcccagccctacttgcTTGGTATAGAAATTACTGCGCAATATGCTAATATTTGCTGGTTATTTGCATATGAGTTGACACAGACAtagacatattttattttttaactgactGTTGGCTAAGGCTTGGTCATTTGGTGGGTGTTAATTTAGAACTCTTGAATCACTTTTTGATAGGAATCTCTTATCAATTTTATGATTTGCTATTAGTACCTGTGTCCTTTTCTCTCTTACTGATTTCAAGGTGACTGAGACAACAGAAAGAATTAACTTGGAGAAGCTGAGGGCCCGTGAACAGATTGTGTTCTTTGATGAGGTCCTACTGTTTGAGGATGAGCTGCATGACCATGGGGTCTCAATGATAAGTGTTAAAATTGTGAGTGCTGCCTTGATACTCTTCCCCTATGCCCAGACTAAGCTTTTTCATAGGTGTAAATTAGGGGTGTGGCaaaaaattctcataagaatcgcgattctcatttagtacgattcagaatcgattttaaatgtccccaaatcgattttatttaaattatttaaaactgtcttgcccttgtttgtgtgtgcctttattgggagcgctgttcatgttgtacacgatttgacCACTTAGGTGTAGTGTGGTTCCTCGCATTCTGATACACAGTtagttaagttgtagccacattatagagttagaaggaaaaagtcacgatcaagttatgccaataaaagttgtttttttgcagtgtaggaagcgcatatgccggtgagtaatgttaagatgcttctctgtatacatttctGAAGCGTTtcgtatgaatagccgttcttttgaatgataaaagtgccgcgagtagcgcgctaattatcattagcgagtcagactggagaagatcatgacgattctttgctcatctataaattgaagcagaaatcaatatcaatcaaataattttgaatcaaaaattgttctcaatcgaaaatcgattctgaatcgtattgcagacccaaaaatcggaattgaatcgaatcgtgagacagtcaaagattcccacccctagtataaatatgaaatgctattgtaatcttttttttttagtccctTAAAGTAACAGTGCCAACGCTCCGTAGTTGTTCCTTGTCTCTATTTTTCCCACCTTTTGTATTTCAAACTTCATGGGATTGTTTCCCTATGAGATAACTACAATCATatgtatttattaggggtgtcaggcgaatttgtaattaattgcatgacttcaatatttaacttgcgattaatcgtacaataaaataattttccctaagttttcatactcgtaagtgaaacaaaaaagttaaactaatagaaatatggctgcatattttagttattgatacagtcatttgctaataattaataataataataataatttttctgctactagatggcataagtgcatttgtaagactttggtgacagctcagggtatttttcttttcatattaagagcgttctaatctttaacatgaaataacttgggaaattctgcacatttttaaaattgtaaaatgcatcTTGACCCTAGTCTCAACAATatctgcattattattcaatttattactgctaaattttgacatagacgtgtctgctgcattgcgactggaattcccccagtacaggctttccaagtaagggccagtcattaatcgcgcgttaaaaaaatttagtgccgttaaaggaactttaaattaacacaaaatgaacacactaattttgacaccccgagtatttacacatacatacatcgaggagaaggagggagagaaagagagagaaaaaagggagggagcgagggagAAAATGTGACGTTCTGCTTACAGGGTAAGCGCTCTAATCAACCTTTCTGAGAATTTAAGGCGGCCAATTGGCATTGCAAAtatgaaggataattgatttgctttgaattcatttgaacaaaatgtttactgataaaggctacttttttttaaaccagcttTATTGAACCATATAATAAGTACAGCACAGTATAGAATAAGCCAAACGAAGCATTATATTAGTATACTAGTGTCTGATAAAGACTACTTTTATCACTATTCTGCAAGCATGGAgttctcagagaaagtgggcgtgtttAGTCTGCATAGGAAGTGCGGGGGTGGGTCCCCACCGAATGACATCATACAGTGAGCACCCACTTGTTTTCTTGGTTGGGAGGgactggtgcttggagagcagaataacctagaatttctcatagaagAGCGAATCGAGGAAAACACCATTCCAATgtttttttggtgaggaattagcatttcaacatgactaaaagctccaaaaagtagatttttcactttactgtccctttaaaatgtTTGCACACGCACGTTTGTCTTTAATGGCAAGTTTTGTTATTTGCACTAAATTTCcacaattgtgtgtttgtgtttatataATGTAATGTGTTTTGATGCAGAGGGTGATGCCCACAAGTTTCTTCACATTGCTGCGTTTTTTCCTCCGAGTGGATGGTGTGCTGATAAGAATAAATGACACACGACTATATCATGAGGTAAGTTTACAGAACGTAAGGCTGAAGAAAATGTGCACCGCTCATATTCCTTTGCACAAATCTTGAGCAATAAGTAATAATAACACAATGGGAAGTTTTGTGTTCCATTAAAAAGTCGATCCAAAAATGTTCTATAGAAACTAATTTGTTGTATGtgcccctactagtctaaacacagcttTTTGATGAATACTGCGTTTGTGCAATatgacttaagcagcaaaatccatcttaaggagcggccatttttccacttgctgtcgactgaaaatgtttaattaataataatgataatgataatgataataggcatggtggctgactggttagcacgtccgcttcccagtgcagaggacgtgagatcgaatcCGGGCttcgggcttcggccttcctgggtggagtttgcatgttctccccgtgcccgtgtgggttttttccgggtactccgttttcctcccacattccaaagacatgcatgtcaagttaattgaacactccaaattgtccataggtgtgattgtgagtgtggatggtgtgccctgcaattggctggcaaccagttcagggtgtactccgcctactgcccgaagccacccttgtgaggacaaacggttaaggaaatggatggatggataataataatcataatattaaaaagcatgtagacaatttgtattttttcctgcTTCTAGGCCGGACAGAAGTACATGTTAAGAGAGTTCTGCACAAGGGAAAGTAACATAGCAGAATTGAAGGTAAGATTTGTACATCAATTTAAAGCATGAGCCACATCAGACCTGGGCAAATTACGGCCTGCGGGCCACAACCAGCCTCTCTATTGTGTCTCAGCGACGCTCACTGTGTtcttgaagtcaaaataaaactttcaaTATGTGGTGTGGAGATACGTGATATCACCACTTTACAGACTTTACGTATTGGACGTTTTACAGTTCATAGCCGGTACTTGAAGCCGATTGGCTACCGTGAGGcgaaatgtgaaaaaaagttCCAATTTTTCAACATGCGAGTGTGCGGATTTCCGTCACGAATGTGCGGATTTCCAAACGCGTCCTCTGCACAGCCCCGCGCACTTTTGTTCCGGTCCGCGCGAAGTccattgactacaatgcaaaCACGCCACCACTGGTTTTggtttgaatgcagcattagatcGATGGTCACGGCCAGTAAATAGTAGGCATGGGATGAAACACAAAATCCCACGAGACTCGATGTCTCACGAGATCGAGATGAGATTTTTGctaaatttgtaataaaaaaaaacaacctaatatgaattttccagttttcaaaatgttttccttttataGAACAGACTGCAAGAAAATTTGCGATCTAgctctcttaactcattcactcccagcctttttcactgaagctaCCCTTTGCTAccggctgttttacaggattttgactgattttgcaaggcccacagaatattctgttctattgctataaaaacatggaacctaccaaaagaaagattagagtctcttctttcatcaggaaaaaaaactatatttgtatttgtttccgttttgctgcaattagGATTAGAATATAgtgaaatgtcatcatttttcaGAAACACTGGCAATAAGagcttgctgcaacatggccctgtctGATCTCtaatattctgctgccacctgctggtcattttttgtaacaactagcATTGCTGTAAACGACTTCTTcagatcagaggctgcatcaaagccttctgtatgctctacctttaaaaacaaaacaaagcccataaataaacatataaatacgtctttgggagcatgtaATGTCTGAaatgcaaatgagttaattaagtgCGAATGTAGACAATAAATAGAAGAGTCACTTTTGTTACATTactcaggtttccatccaatttttgggaattttttaggttaaatttctgaaaatgcgcaaaacggacatgcgacttattcccgtttccatctgttcttcttttgcgaatattgagatgGGACCCCGCCGCTACAGGTGGCgatatacaccatagagatgtgatctatccgtaatttaaaagaagaagaaaaacaggaagcgactgcgccgtacgatgacatcgtatgagtttgcttttgtaatacttgataaactgtagcgtttctttgctgttttccatctaaaattgcattaatattcgcttctttaattaattccaaaaagatttctgtttcatcGTCCCCTCCCCCATACTTTAtcatccgacattgctttgtgactacaaatgtacgtgtgacgtaatggACTGTAATCACAAAGCTTTTCCGCATTCGACGTATGAACGCGCCCAACCTTCTGGTGCGGGGAGACTTCTGCGGCGCGCACTGTTGATCTGATGTAAAACTCCAATCCTAAAGCCTTAACCCACTCAAAAAGAACAGTGGCTGCTTTTTGGCTTTAAAACTATGTCTATCAGAATTTAAAAACTACTAATTAGATCTCCCAGAGCCGTAATTTTGTTGGCTTGCGCTCTGGTAATGACGTCATTGCTTAAAATGATTACTACCTGGAAATACAAGCCGTTTGAGTAGCTACTAAAgctattttattaataaataaataaaagtcaattatgtattgtagctcctctAGGGTTCCACACAGTATCCTGCatctatcaaatattttgaccATAAAGCCATTCTGATTCTGATTCAAATGCAGCGTCTTCATTACATTATTTCCACTTTAGAAGTGCAACTGTTAACTCCTTTTGAAAATGATGTGACGTTTAATAAGGCTGTAAACAAATCTTTCCAATGTAGAAcatgtttctaaaaaaaaaaaaatgtttaaaacaatggtaacatgatatttgttgttgttttctgtcTTTCAGAGTGTCCCTACTTCACTGTTCACCGACCCAAATGAGATCGCTCAACATTTAGCGTTCAAGCTAAGGCTATGTGAGAAGTTGGAACTTCCTGAACAGAAGCAGGGTGCTGTTAATGAAGACCTTAAATGACCTGTAtagtcttgtgtgtgtgttttagttgAATGCTGAACTATATATTATATTGAATAGTTAACTGAATTGTTCAAATTATGAATAATACAATTAGCATCATGTGTGTAAAGTTGGTCTGTGTATTGATACTTGccaatttaaatatatttgatggaggaaatacttcaataaaaatgaattgataAAAATCCATCTATCCAATGTCTTCCGGTTTCACTTTTAGCAGGTAAGATTGCTCTCTCAGCCACTTTGACCAGCTCTTCTGGGAGGCATTCTCACACCAACCGGGAAAATATAGTGGACAAAACATTTTTCCTGCGAGTGCAACCTATGTAAACAAAGGCTGTGTATACCTCGCAATCGATCAAGCAAGACTCCTTACTCACGCCTGCATATGTGGCTGCGACATGCCATCTTTAGTCTGGCTGACAACCGTAATCGTTGTTGAGCGGTGATCGTTGGACCTCCTGTGCacgccttgccttgccttgggCATCACATCAGAGACAATTTTCCAAATTTAAGCATCTCAGTCCGGacataaaaagaaacaaataagcttagttgattattttattttgtgttacttGGCTTTGTCAATACCTGTGTTGCCTTTGGAGTGTTTCTGGCAATTAGAATTTTTGGACTTAAGCAAAGGAACCACTGTTCGGAGGCAGTATCACATTTCTAATGCTATAAATAGGAAATATATGACACACAGTGCCCCCCcatcccaccaccaccactaacgaaaaaatactccaaaacgcTGACAACTGGTCAGAGGTtctctgaaggaaaacaaacggCGATGGCATAACCGGAAAAGGCGGTGCGTTATGAGATTTTCCCGGAAATACGTTACGGCTATTTGTGCATAGAGTCCATCATAGTTTTATTCGGGGCTCCGGGTGGCGGAGTTGTTACCGTCACTTGACTTCGGTGCACGTTGGCGTGAGTTCGCTTCTTCCCTGGGAGACCACGTGTGGgtgaaccaaaaataaataatatatatatattgtgttatTAAGATTTGATGTcttgtatatatttattctttttcttCTGTATGCCTCTTCTCGCTCCAATGTCAAATAAAACAGAATTGTtggaagtaaaaaaacaaaaaaaacgtttccagGCATAGAGTTTCTAGCATCACGCGGTAAGTGAACTACAATTCCCAAAAGACTGTTCGAACTTCCTTGCCGTAAAGTATAGCTGACGTAAACCCGGAATAAAAAAAACCCAGCACATGTTAAATTATCAAGTGACATCAGTGGCGTTCTGACCCTGAGTCCTGTGTTTCCgactgtattttttaatttaatttaattattattattatatattttttttcattttgcgtTCAATCTCGGCTTTCTATTTCGTCGGCTGttgaagaaaaaacatgaaCGCTGCTTTGTCTGATAAGATGGTTTGGGTGGATCTTGAGGCAAGTCACGACAGTGTGTACAACCCAGCGTTGTATGTGCTGTCagttaaacaaacacacacacacacacacacacacacacacacacacacacacacacactggcggcgtttgtttttgcttttttgtgtgtacacTTTTGAAGGGTCtataatatgtactgtactttgaATGCCAGCGCTGCAACGCTACTAACGAATAAAACGTGCGTTCCTTATCCACGGACATCTCCTGAGTGTTGTAACTAAACAGGttctatatacattttttaaatttatattcatAATTAAATTCATCAAAATTAACATGCTTAAAAAGTTAAAGTTGAAGTAATTGTACatatgaatgcaattttttatcatctattttctatttttcctgTGAATTTCATTGTTTGGTCCGTTATTCAACCTGTTTTATAAGTATTTTAGGGCCATTTCATTATTGGAGCACATTTGGGGTTCAaatttttgggaaaataaaCCTTCACTGTTCTGATTTTCTGCTACATATTCATCAATAATAGTCGATCAATGGTACAATTTGTCTCACAACTCTGTTAACGTAGTGCAACCCTGTCGCTCTGATCACAGCATCAGGGTTGCAAATTCAGACGAATGTGCTTTTTCTCAGGAGTAGAAGCTAGCTGTTTAGTTAGCTGTTACTGCTGACCAGGAGGACAAACTTATTTTGGTAAATaagtaaagggaaaaaaagtcttactcTGATCATATGCATAACAGGGTCGCATGAGGTAGAGTGAGACATTTAATCAAAGCTAACTATCttgtaaaaaatatgaaaaataacctTTGCTCAAAATAACTGTTTGACGATGTCAAGTCCAGCATATCATCTAATTCACTAGCTTTCTTCTATTATGCTAAAAAGGTTATGGTAAcagggttgtgtgtgtgtgcattgtgGGACACATGTTCCATCATTAATAATTATTCGAAATATTAtgtttgcgattggctggcaaccagttcagggtgtaccccgccttctgcccgaagccagctgggataggctccagcgacccttctgaggaaaagcggttaagaaaatggatggatggatggaaatattatgtttattaaaataaacgttCCCACAGGTACGAGACAGAAATGTAGATTGTAAACAGAAAtgtaaatttaatttgaacgtttttatttgacattcaaTTTGGACAGTAAGGGTGTGGCACAATAGAAAAATGGGATTTTATGGCAGGGGTGGGCTAacccggtcctcgagggtcggagtcctgcaggttttggatgtttcacttcttcaacacacctgattcatatgtcAGCTCTTCAGCAAGGTCTgcacaagcctgataacgatcccatTCATTGGAATCAGGTATGAACAGGTATGAATAGGAGGATCGTTATCTAAACATGGCTTTTATTTAGCACCTGTTAACATAGTTTATACCCACAGATTTTCTATACAAATATATGCCAATCCAGATAATACCATGTGCattgaaaagaaatgttttaaaaaaacttttttgtcatttatctcAACAATGATTTGGAACCTTATCAGTACTTAAAattcatatacagtaatttaCTAATACACACATgcccttttttgttttacagatGACAGGTTTGGACATTGAAAATGACAAGATTTTGGAAATGGCATGCATAATAACAGACTCCAACTTGAACATTTTGGCTGAAGTAATCCCAAACATTTCCTATCATTGTTTTTACTGTTATTAATTATCTTTCAATCTAAACTCAGATGTATTATTTTGGCAGGGGCCCAATTTGATAATAAGCCAATGCAATGACGTACTGGAATCCATGCCAGAGTGGTGTATAGAGCAACATGGCAAGGTATGCTATTGCTGCCCTGTGCTTTGTCTCAGCAACAAGGCATCTATAAAATGCAAATACTTTGTATTTATTACTAACTAGTGATGAACAATTTTAGCTAAAAGATTGGATTGCGATTTTTCTGACAGATAAGGAATTCATGATTTCCTtcataaatacaatacaatattcacactatttacaaacatgacaaaacattaCATCATACCATTAAAACAGTAAAAGCTGAAAATGTAACAATTAGTGGTGCTCCAATCCATCAACCACTGATCGTGATTGGACAATTTCCATAAAATAGTGATGTTAATAATTGCTGATCACTAAAATTGGTCCATGACTGCCCGTACAGTCAAACCTTTTGCAGAGAGCTGCTGTTTTTCACTTGTTGAGTTTGAGTTGACTTAAACAGCTTTTCCTAATCAATCAGGATAATTTGAATGCTTTAGAACAGTCAGTGagaatcaatcaataaatgtatatattttttcagtctGGACTGACCCAGGCAGTACGACAGAGTGAAATCACCTTGGAACAAGCAGAGTATGAATTTCTATCCTTTGTCAGACAACACACTCCACCTGGACAATGTCCCCTAGCTggtgagttgtttttttgttgtagttgtaTCATCCATTGTCCACTGACAATAATGGTCcattgttactttttttgtgtaggAAATTCTGTGCATGCAGACAAAAGGTTCCTGGACAAATATATGCCACAGTTCATGAATCACCTCCACTACAGAATAATTGATGTCAGTAGTATTAAGGAGCTTTGCAGGTCAGATGTTCTTGTTTAAAATTTGAATGCACTATTCAATTACCCATAAGTGCTagtgtaaatgtgttttataatggatagtggtgcaacggatcacaaaagtcacggtttggatcggatcacaaatttgagtcacggatcgtttttcggattGCACCTGATCTGAATtgaccacggatcaatgatgatctgttgcaccactaataATTGACTAGAAATCTAGAGCGAGTAATCATTAACAGTGCTTGGTTTGGTACCCACGTTACAACTAGCTTGTTGTAGCTTTGTCCTCGCTAATGCTAAGATAGTTCGTCTCTGAGGTCCGACAGTATCCGCATTTGCAAACTCCCTTCCGTTTGTTGCCTGAGATGACAACAACTAGATGTTAAAAGCAGCCAATTATTCTCGTTGATAGAACTTTGTCTCAAACACACAGACTACTTCTAGGTTAGGC containing:
- the smfn gene encoding small fragment nuclease isoform X1, with translation MNAALSDKMVWVDLEMTGLDIENDKILEMACIITDSNLNILAEGPNLIISQCNDVLESMPEWCIEQHGKSGLTQAVRQSEITLEQAEYEFLSFVRQHTPPGQCPLAGNSVHADKRFLDKYMPQFMNHLHYRIIDVSSIKELCRRWFPVEYEMAPRKKAAHRALEDIKESIKELQYYRASIFNATTEKTPKNVQLKQGDSDTVGGGIHHRDVIHS
- the smfn gene encoding small fragment nuclease isoform X2, encoding MTGLDIENDKILEMACIITDSNLNILAEGPNLIISQCNDVLESMPEWCIEQHGKSGLTQAVRQSEITLEQAEYEFLSFVRQHTPPGQCPLAGNSVHADKRFLDKYMPQFMNHLHYRIIDVSSIKELCRRWFPVEYEMAPRKKAAHRALEDIKESIKELQYYRASIFNATTEKTPKNVQLKQGDSDTVGGGIHHRDVIHS
- the tiprl gene encoding TIP41-like protein isoform X1; protein product: MMISHGFKSSKKDFSFGPWKVTTAKNHIMKSKDIERLTEDLNLRALPEMLFGDNILRIQHNDGFGIEFNAIDALKRINNSDDTLQVACAQQWQESRVVSEHTQEVVRPYDWTFTTDYRGTLIGEEMQMKVTETTERINLEKLRAREQIVFFDEVLLFEDELHDHGVSMISVKIRVMPTSFFTLLRFFLRVDGVLIRINDTRLYHEAGQKYMLREFCTRESNIAELKSVPTSLFTDPNEIAQHLAFKLRLCEKLELPEQKQGAVNEDLK